The following are encoded in a window of Palaemon carinicauda isolate YSFRI2023 chromosome 31, ASM3689809v2, whole genome shotgun sequence genomic DNA:
- the LOC137625091 gene encoding uncharacterized protein, producing the protein MNLIFNHDPDSLDSCTAISRNLTAITIPPKHPAISLPSPYHHNKPSSHCHHHTTIKSHHFSPITITTTISLPSPYHHNKPPSPYHHNKPPFHCHHHTTITTVISLPSPYHHNNPPSHCYHHTTITTRPLTAITIPPQQVAISLPSPYHHNNPPFHCHRHTTITTRPLIAITIPPQQAAISLPSPYHHNNPPSHCHHHTTITTRPLIAITIPPQQAAISLPSPYHHNNPPSHCHHHTTITTRPLIAITIPP; encoded by the exons ATGAACCTGATTTTTAACCATGATCCGGATTCACTGGATTCATGTACTGCCATAAGCCGCAatctcactgccatcaccataccaccaaaACATCCCGCCatttcactgccatcaccataccaccataacaagcCGTCatctcactgccatcaccataccaccataaaaAGCCACCATTTCTCTCCCATCACCATAACAACCACCatttcactgccatcaccataccaccataacaagccgccatcaccataccaccataacaagccaccatttcactgccatcaccataccaccataacaa cCGTCatttcactgccatcaccataccaccataacaacccgccctctcactgctatcaccataccaccataacaacccgccctctcactgccatcactATACCACCACAACAAGTCGCCatttcactgccatcaccataccaccataacaacccgccatTTCACTGCCATcgccataccaccataacaacccgccctctcattGCCATCACTATACCACCACAACAAGCCGCCatttcactgccatcaccataccaccataacaacccgccttctcactgccatcaccataccaccataacaacccgccctctcattGCCATCACTATACCACCACAACAAGCCGCCatttcactgccatcaccataccaccataacaacccgccctctcactgccatcaccataccaccataacaacccgccctctcattGCCATCActataccaccataa